From the genome of Brassica oleracea var. oleracea cultivar TO1000 unplaced genomic scaffold, BOL UnpScaffold11363, whole genome shotgun sequence, one region includes:
- the LOC106322241 gene encoding agamous-like MADS-box protein AGL93 produces MDSLSSSSTSTKMKNNNKLSVRNQTRFKKSFLLLREKTILKKALELSILCDNDICVIHYDREGNLVNAY; encoded by the coding sequence atggattctctttcttcttcttctacttcgaCAAAGATGAAGAACAACAACAAGCTCTCTGTCAGAAACCAAACCCGTTTCAAGAAATCGTTCTTGTTGTTAAGAGAGAAGACCATTCTGAAGAAAGCGTTAGAGCTTTCCATTCTCTGCGACAACGATATTTGTGTGATACATTACGACCGTGAAGGAAATCTCGTCAATGCTTAT